cccagtctagagtgcagtggtgccatcttggcttgctataaactccgcctcctgggttcaagcagttctcctatgtcagccttccaagtagctggtactacagtaGGCACactccaccaggcccagctgatttttgcatttgtagtagagatggggtttcaccatactggtcaggctgttctcggaattcctgacctcaggtgagccacccgccttggcctcccaaagtgttgggattacaggtgtgagccactgcgcccagccctgataTTCAGTGAATTTTTAACTCTGTGctaaagattaaaatttttagccgggtgtggttgctgtcacctgtaatcccagcactttgtgaggccaaagcaggaggattgcctgagtccaggagcccgagaccagtctaggcaacatggcgaaactgcacctctacaaaaaatacaaaaattagccaggcattggtggtgcatgcctgtagacctagctactggggggctaaggtgggaggatcagttgggCCCAGTACATCAACGCTTCAGcaagccaggattgcgccactgcattccagcctgggtgacacagtgagaccctgtctcaaaaaagaaaaaaagtaatgaaaattttCTAACCAGTAGGTAGAATACATAATAAGGTTTTatacaattttgtaaaatataatgtgctttgtggtttcttttctttctttttaaggcttttATTGAGATGGAGACAAGAGAAGATGCAATGGCAATGGTTGACCATTGTTTGAAAAAAGCCCTTTGGTTTCAGGGGAGATGTGTGAAGGTTGACCTGTCTGAGAAATATAAAAAACTGGTTCTGAGGGTATGTAGTATTTGATTTGTCATCATTTAACAGcttgtttttacatatttaaagccacaacattcttttaaacatttttgtatgcTAAAAATACAGGATTATTGAAACCTATTGAAATAAGTTATTGAAAGAGAACAACCTTTTTTTCTGGTCTTTAATGGCAGAAGTTTTTAAACGAGTCTTCCCTAAAGGACACCTTCATTGCTCTTATCTGTTTAAGTTTTTCATAGCGTTCTGCTAccagaatgttttattttccacttcTCTGTTGGTATGGTCATGATGAATGTCTGTAGGCAGCTTAGGTTCTCAAATAAGGTTACGGGAATTGAATAAGCTGAGTTGATTATAGGGATTGTCTCCAATTATTAATTCACTGGATAATTGTGTATTCTGCAAATGTGTTAACTTCTGCAAAACTTTTGTCTTTTAGATTCCAAACAGAGGCATTGATTTACTGAAAAAAGATAAATCCCggtaatttcattttgtttttcatatgtgTGAGTATATTCAACTTTACTTTTTCAGACAACAAATTAATTGTGGTGTGTCCTTTTGATTTCAGAAAAAGATCTTACTCTCCAGATGGCAAAGAATCTCCAAGTGATAAGAAATCCAAAACTGATGGTTCCCAGAAGACTGAGAGTTCAACCGAAGGTAAAGAACAAGAAGAGAAGTCCGGTGAAGATGGTGAGAAAGACACAAAGGATGACCAGACAGAGCAGGAACCTAATATGCTTCTTGAATCTGAAGATGAGCTACTTGTAGATGAAGAAGAAGCAGCAGCACTGCTAGAAAGTGGCAGTTCAGTGGGAGACGAGACCGATCTTGCTAATTTAGGTGATGTGGCTTCTGATGGGAAAAAGGAACCATCAGATAAAGCTGTGAAAAAAGATGGAAGTGCTTCAGCAGCAGCAAAGAAAAAGCttaaaaaggtaaagaaagatACATTGATTTGTTTTAATAGAACATTAGATCAGATCAGTATTTCAAGTTATTTACCTAAGCAGGATCAGATAGAATTATATGatttaaatcagaaaataaatcagATATGAACcagaatataaacatttaaatctaaACTCtgcaataaataattaaataagacatTTTATTATAGTTGGCAAAAAACATCAGCTCAAAGAGGAAACTTTTCAGtaaaaatgagggagaaagaCTCAAAATATATGTGCTTCTGTATTGTAGTGGTGTAGTGGTAGCATATAGGTAGGCAGCCTTATAGtgtagctttgaaaaaaaaaatacaggacgTGAGTTTGCAGTAAGTTAACTGACCCAACATAGTTAAAACTTTTGCCACTCATtcaaaaattattgaataatttttcctATTTGAGAAATGTTGGCCTGGTCAGATACCTTAGTatcctttaaaacaattttatttgaaCAAGTAAGTCATTTAGAAGCCATGTATAaagtgaatataaatataaaaatacacacatgctATAAAGAAGAGTAAACAAAGGACCCACATTGAGCTGACTGCCTAGCTTAAGGAGTAGGGCATTAAAATGCCTTTGAGGCAAACTTTTTATGTTAAATGGCTCATAAAATGTCGGAGTCAggcgggcccagtggctcacgcctgtaatcccagcactttgggaggcccagcagatcagttgaggccaggagttcaagaccaacatggtgaaaccccgtctctactaaaaatatgaaaattagccgggcgtggtggcacatacctgtagcagctacttggaaggctgagacaggagaattgcttgaatctgggaggcagaagttgcagttagccaagatcacatcactgtactccagcctgggtgacaagagcaagactgtctcaagaaaaaaaaaaagtagagcgAAATGAGATTTTTGCCATCCTATTCCATATTCCATTGGTTCCTTTTATGCAACATTCAACTCAAAACCAATATTTACCTCAGTTTTTATTTGATGGCTTGGTCAAATaacttcattaatttttctcaCTAGAGCTGATCATTATGTTTACATTTGTAAATGCTAATAATTACTGATGTTTATGGCATTTAATGCCATACGTTTTTCTaagtttaaatttattaatttaatcctcacagtaaccaTATGCATCTCATACTGTGATCTCCAGTCCATAAATGAGGAAAATTGAAATATGGAGAAGTTAAATAATCCCATACTGCTTATAAGACACAGAGCCAAAATTTAAACTTGGGCAGTCATTCTTCAGAGcatgattgttttttttttttttttttttggagacggagtcttgctctgttgcccaggctggagtgcggtggtgtgatctcagctaactgcaacctccacctcccaggttcaagttctgctgcctcagcctcccaagtagctgggattacaggtgtccaccaccacacgaggctaattcttgtatttttagtagaaacgaggtttcgccatgttggcctggctggtattgaactcctgagatctcagggtgatccgcccacctcagcctcccaaagtgctggaattacaggtgtgagccaccatgcctggcccagagcttGGTTTTTTAGCCATTACACTGTTTGAGTATTTGCTCTAAAGAGTAGGTATTTGCAGTATACTGTCTTACAAAGGATATTGCTCAACTTTTACCAAATCAAGTTTTTTACACATTGCCTAGCAGCATTGTAGTctcagaaaagataaaatatgaatattccTATCTCATTTAACTTCTGCTCTTTGTGTGAGGCAGACCTtccattttttagttttaaaataagctaaattatttttcaaattatcagtaattttttggaagaaaggaagaagttacTATTTTGAGCCAATGAATAAAGACAAAGacgcggccgggcacggtggctcacgcctgtaatcctagcactttgggaggccgaggtgggtggatcacgaggtcaggagatcgagaccatcctggctaacacagtgaaaccccgtctctactaaaattacaaaaaaaattagccgggcgtggtggcgtgcgcctgtagtcccagctactcgggaggctgaggcaggagaatggcgtgaaccagggaggcggaggttgcagtgagccgagatcgcgccactgcaccccagcctggtcgacagagcaagactccgtctcaaaaaaaaaaaggcaaagacgCTATCCGTTTCCCTTCAAGTAAAGCAGACAGAAGGGATGCTGCAGGATAATTGTTGCAGAGTAAATTTGTCTTTCTTAACAGCGTCGTTTTCCAGGGAGTATGGAAGGTTTTGTCACTCTAGATGAGGTTGGTGATGAGGAAGATTCGGAACTTCAGAAACTTCGTAAATCGGGCATGGCATTTAAATCTGGTGACAAAAATGATGATGGTTTGGTTGAAATTAAGGTGGACAAGATCGAGGAACTTGATCAAGAAAACGAAGCAGCGttggaaaatggaattaaaaatgaggaaaacacaGAACCAGGTGCTGAATCTTCTGAGAACGCTGATGATCCCAACAAAGATACAAGTGAAAACGCAGATGGTCAAAGTGATGAGAACAAGGACGACTATACAATCCCAGATGAGTATAGAATTGGACCATATCAGCCCAATGTTCCTGTTGGTGAGATTTAAGTCTTTGTTCTTCACCTTCCTCACTCTCCTCAAAACAAACTCTTaggttttaaaataagattttaaagttGGTCTTACATAAGCTGTGATagcattttaaatttgctttgttTCTATGGGGAACAATTTATAAATCTTAATTGATATATTTTCCTCTCATGCATGTCTctgattttgtattattttctgttgttattcCACAATGTGTTCCCTTTTTTCGTAAAATTTCTTGCAAGTTACacgcttttgttttgcttttctgtgttgtttttctgtattatatttctttttttaagaatacaGTTAGGTGAGACCTCAAACATCAATTAGGTAAAAGCAAAATATGGttcggtttttgttttttatcttagGCTGTATTGGACTTCTCAAAAACATgttgtttcatttaaattatgtTGACAGGTGAAATTGTGAATACTAAATAAAATCTTCAGTTTAATTTGTAAGAATGTATGTTTGTATTTCTAGGTATAGACTATGTGATACCTAAAACAGGGTTTTACTGTAAGCTGTGTTCACTCTTTTATACAAATGAAGAAGTTGCAAAGAATACTCATTGCAGCAGCCTTCCTCATTATCAGAAATTAAAGGTAAGGTTGAATGTAAAACAGTTCTTTTGTGAAAACTTAACAAGTTATGGAAATAAGTGGGGTATATAAGTAAAATGTGTATAGTGTTCTCTCTAGACTCAGTGCAGTGCTTTCTCCTGAAGataactttttatttacttttttttttttttttaaagacagtttctctcttgttgcccaggttggattgcaatggtgcaatcttggctcactgcaacctctacctcctgggttcaagcaattttcctgcctcagcctcccaagtagctgagattacaggcatgcaccaccacacccagctaatttttgtatttttagtagaaatggggtttcaccatgttggctagcctggctggtcttgaactcctgacctcaggtgatccacccacctcagcctcccaaagtgctgggattacaggcatgagccaccgcgcctggccttttctttctttattgatgGGTTATCAAAACATCTGTTGAACCTCTTGTCATAGTTTACCCTTGCTACATAACAATTTAGTGTTTTCTAACCATATTATAAATTCTGTGGTAGAATTAAACTTATTCAAGTATTCTCAGATTGTTGTTGGGCTGTACTTTCTCTAATTTGAAAGATGCTGGGAGTCTGAATACTAAAAGTGGCATGAccattcatattaaaataatttttaatattgacaTTATTATTGACACTTCAGTTATTTTTATGACCAAAAGTATATAAAGATCAAAAGCATAAATACATAAACCACAACATCACTAAAGAATAATTCCTATTGAGATAtattgaaatttgtttttgtaattatcAGCTTCTTTGGACTACCTATTGAAATAGTGACTGAAACTTAAAAGTAGTTGCTAAACAAGTCAATTATAGATACCTTGGTTTTTCACACTGCTTTATAATAAGTTAACTATAGTTACTCAGTCATTAGATATGTTCTCTGTTGACTAAATGGATGAATGTAATctttaattttggaaataattcaAGTTCTTGGCTGTGTgtcacttctgtttttttttttttttttaaatgtaactgCTCTTTGCCACCTATATGTCTTTTACCATCCTGTATATGAAGAAAGAATTGTGGCTATTTGCAATGGTAGCAGCAATGtagtacaaattattttattttatttttttgagacagttttgctcttgttgcccaaggctgaagtgcaatggcgcgattttggctcaccccaacccccgcctcccaggttcaagccattctcttgcctcagcctcctgagtatctgggattacaggcatgcgccaccatgcccagctaattttgtatttttagtggaaatggggtttctccatgttggtcagactggtcttgaactcccagcttcagatgatcctcccacctcagcctcccaaaatgctgggattacaggcctgagccatagTGCCCGCCCTggtacaaatatttttatctgcTTTGATTTTAAGCTGTTTGGGGTCAAAAACTATATGTATTGTCGAGAAGAATatggaaataatataaaagattGCTAGGTGCTTCTTGTGGctccttttattatttccttatattttatttattttttttttatttgagacagaattttgctcttgttccccaagctggagtgcaatggcacaatctcagctcactgcaacctctgcgtcccgggttcaagcaattctcctgcctcaggctcccgagtagctggtattacaggcgtgtgccacttcgcctggctaattttttgtatttttagtagaaacggggtttcaccatgttagccaggctggtcttgaacttctgacctcaggtgatcgcctgcctcagcctcccaaagtgctgggattacaggcgtgagccatcatgcccggcctattatttccttttattaaaaaaaaaaaaaaaactttgtcacCTTCATCAAGAAACTGTTAAGCATTACAGTAACTTGCTAATGGTAAATTGATACTTTCCTAACTGGATGTTTGTGGggtgattttttgttgttgttgtttttctttaaaagatataaTGGCTTTTAATTCTTACTATTTTGCATTAACTATATAAAGTTGAAATTCCAATGAGATGGAAAGAAGCTTTGGACATTTTAGGTTAGATTTTTTAATATGTCTTTTGTACTTTCATTAGTGTCTTAATGGAGCTCCCGTGTCTAGAAACTCTAGCAGTCACAGGTTTAATGGCAGGGGTCAGCAAGCTACACTCGTGGCTCAGTCATCTGTTTTTGTAAGGTTTTATTAGAACCCACAGCCATAATCATTTAAGTGTCATCTATAGTTGTTTTAGTTTATAATTGAGTGCAGGATTGAGTAGTTGTAACAAAGACTGAATGGCCCAAtgagtctaaaatatttactgctgGCCTTGCAAGAAAATGTTTGTTCAGGTGATTTAATGAGTAGTGCATTGAGGCCAGATGTGatagctcttgcctgtaatcccagcactttgggaggcggggacaggcagatcacctgagatcaggagtttgagaccagcctggccaacacggtgaaaaccccgtctctaccaaaagtacaaaaaaattaactgggcttggtggcgggtgcctgtaatcccagctgcttgggaggctgaggcaggagaatcacttgaacctgggaggtggaggttgcagttagccgagatcacgacactgcactccagcctgggcaacagagcaaaactctccctcaaaaaaaaaagaataaaagtgcaTGTCATTTAAACCCATAGTTCTTGAATAGTGTCAGTTCAGTGTGACTGTggtctttgttttctcatctctaaaaattagGGTTAATTATAACATTTGAAATACCCATTTTATACCTTTTACCATTTTTTCCCCGTGCCTTATTGTAATGTCCTGAAAGTTTTTGTGTGCTAATGAGGATTAACTAATTGttgaaaatattgacaaaattaTAGTTTAAGTCCCTAAACTTGGATATAGGATATTTGATTTTGGAATTAATCCATTTTGCTGCATTTCTCTTAGGTGACTTAATGGCTGTAATTCTCTTTCTTTATAGAAATTTCTGAATAAATTGGCAGAAGAACGCAGACAGAAGAAGGAAACTTAAGATGTGCAAGGAGATTTaatgatttcaaagaaaataatggttctttgtttttaatgttaaccTTTTTTAAATACAATACTGATAGTTAGAAGAAAACTATTGTACTCTTTTGTTTTAGTGGAGAAATAATAGATGTCTGTTCATGTGTTAAGTGTTATagcaaaaaaaatacacatatggtTAAGTTAAtgaatagtttttgttttatcagAATGGCAACAGACAGAAGTACTTTGTAGAGATTGACTTCCTAAGCTACTTAAGACAACTTGCaccactaagaaaaaaatgtagaaccatttggaaaaatgaaatttaGTAGTTCCAAGTTTCAAAGAAATGTcaacattttattccattcaataaagaacaaaaccaaTAGTGTTTTTATTACTTTCATCTGAAACATTCCATGTTTTAATCTGAGCCTTGCAGACTTTCATTTGGAGTTTGAACCCGTTTTGGTTGCATTTCATTTTTGGAGAACTTAATTAACGTGAGATTGGCAATTGAAATGCAGGTGCAGTTTTCTGTTAATGTCATGCTGTTGTTTAGGTAAtaagaaatattaagtaattGGCTTtagattttgtaatttttttccctgagTTCCTGCTAGATTTCGTATTCTAGTAGTCAATGTATTTTCAgtgaaatgcaaaaatattccCGTTATCTTTGACCAGTATTAATTTTTGAGATCTTACTGCTTGTCACTTGAATCCCGTGATTGTCATACATCTCTGGTATAAGCAACATTTGATTTTTGAAGTGTGTAGACCATCTCTTCATATTTTCAAgatgtaattttacatttctgcatttttaaaacagtttggCCATAATCCTAGATGCACGCTTCTAATTCATGTACCTGCACATGTGACCTTTGTGAACAGAAATTTGCATGTATAATTTGTGTTTACTTGTAACTTTCTGGTTATATACTGCTTATATCTGTGGATTCAAGTTACTGAAGTGAataccaataaaaagaaaaccctagGCCATGTTAATTGGTTATACATGTTTGGAATGTTAACCAACGTATTTGTCAGTTGTGGTTTTTATTCGCTCTTAAACTTTGTGCATGCTTTAacaatttattacttttaaatctAGAGTGAATTCTAAAGACTGCCGCTAAagatctgagttttaaaaatgttgttgCTGGTGGATTTCTTGTTCCTGTTACATAACTAAAAGTGAGGccatttgtggtttttaaaaaccttatgAATTAAAAATGCTACAGGTGAACAAACAGAAGCTTATGTTTAGAGATATTGATGACTTAACAGTACAATTGGAAGTAATACGGATGAGCAAGAATTAGTTCTGcagcttttcaaaataattacgTAGAGACTCTTGGTATATTGGATTATCTGttgtaaacaatttttttttcttccctgacacagggtctcactctgtcacccagactggagtgcagtggcacagttctctgcaacctcagcctttgggctcaaatgaccctcctacctcagtctcctgagtagctgggactacaggctcatgccactatacctggctagtttttggtttttttgtatagatggggctttgccatgttgcccaggttgatcttgaattcctgggcccaagtgatctgctcgcttcagcctcccaaagtgctgggactgtaggcatgagccaccatccctggccaagaaacaaagttttaatttcaaaaaaatctacaaaaacagGATAGGCATTGTCTTTCAAATGTTCAGACCCCAGTTTATTAAAGGATACTTCAAATAGTTGGCTAAATTTTATGATCTCTCCCGTTGAAAAGTAGGTGATGATTTTAATGTGACATGCACAAAAAATCCTTGCCAGTTTACTTCTGCAATTTAATTTTAGCCTTTACTAATTACCCACTTCTGTTTAATTCCAATTTTTAACAGCAGGTACATAAAGCATTATGTGCACAATGGAGTTCTTCAGTGTTTCCTTTCAGTGATGGCTTTTTCATAGCTTCAACTTTGTTGGATTTAGCAAGTTGAAGGAAAGAATGCTATGTTTTTAATACCTACATTTGAGAGCATTTAGAAATCAGAAATTATAATAAGCTGTTAGTGATAAATCTGTAACAGCCCTTCGATTACGAGAAAACCTCTTTTTAGTAGGAATGTTTCCACTCATGTTTGCTGTAAAGTTTAAGAACATTTTTCCTACGGCTATGTCAGCCCTTAGTTTAATCTTACATTATCCTACAAAAGTGAATGAAACTTCTAGAAGTACCTTGAGTTTGTTTTACAGTTCTTTTTTATTGACCGATTGCTAGTAAATTTGGGATCTGAGAGTGTCCTTTATAAGACTTTAATTGGATAGCTGTAATATTGCTTTGAGTATTCCAAAAATAAGTTCATTTGAAATGTTATTCAAGAATATGAATTTCCAACCATAGTGTGTGTGCATCAGTACCtctagagatttatttatttattattatttatttttttttttgagactgtgtcgcccaggctggagtgcagtggaatgatgtTGGctgaattctcctgcctcagcctcccaggtagctgggactacaggtgcataactgccatgcccagctaatttttcttagtagaggcggggtttcaccatgttgaccaggctgggctcaaactcctgacctcaagtaatctacctggcctcccaaagttttgggattacaggcatgagccaccacacccagtccctcCAGTGATTTTAAGTGGTAACATCCTGAGGAGCTTTTTAGGAATAGCCATTATTTGAATTCGCTAAGGACAGGTTCCCCTGCCACCTTTTTTTAAGGTGATGGGGACTGGAAAAGGAAATAGTAAACTATTGAATGTTGTGGCATGTAGTAAGGTTATACAGGGAGAAGAGTGTACTGAAATTGTTTACTTTAGCTTTGTTcacagtggattttttttcagcCTTAAGATTGTGACAAAAGCAGCTCATGGTATGTAATAGAAATCTGCTGGGACACTGCAGAGCAGCATATGGGCTGTTTAAGATAACTTGCACTAGGACAGAAGCAGCTCTGAGTATAGTCTGTTGGTTGCCTTCCATCATAAATAAAGTTTAGTGTAGCTGAAAGCCTGGGTATTCTG
The genomic region above belongs to Homo sapiens chromosome 5, GRCh38.p14 Primary Assembly and contains:
- the MATR3 gene encoding matrin-3 isoform e (isoform e is encoded by transcript variant 23); the encoded protein is MHCCSRAGISKLAVKSQEWSQHINGASHSRRCQLLLEIYPEWNPDNDTGHTMGDPFMLQQSTNPAPGILGPPPPSFHLGGPAVGPRGNLGAGNGNLQGPRHMQKGRVETSRVVHIMDFQRGKNLRYQLLQLVEPFGVISNHLILNKINEAFIEMATTEDAQAAVDYYTTTPALVFGKPVRVHLSQKYKRIKKPEGKPDQKFDQKQELGRVIHLSNLPHSGYSDSAVLKLAEPYGKIKNYILMRMKSQAFIEMETREDAMAMVDHCLKKALWFQGRCVKVDLSEKYKKLVLRIPNRGIDLLKKDKSRKRSYSPDGKESPSDKKSKTDGSQKTESSTEGKEQEEKSGEDGEKDTKDDQTEQEPNMLLESEDELLVDEEEAAALLESGSSVGDETDLANLGDVASDGKKEPSDKAVKKDGSASAAAKKKLKKVDKIEELDQENEAALENGIKNEENTEPGAESSENADDPNKDTSENADGQSDENKDDYTIPDEYRIGPYQPNVPVGIDYVIPKTGFYCKLCSLFYTNEEVAKNTHCSSLPHYQKLKKFLNKLAEERRQKKET
- the MATR3 gene encoding matrin-3 isoform c (isoform c is encoded by transcript variant 27), with the translated sequence MGDPFMLQQSTNPAPGILGPPPPSFHLGGPAVGPRGNLGAGNGNLQGPRHMQKGRVETSRVVHIMDFQRGKNLRYQLLQLVEPFGVISNHLILNKINEAFIEMATTEDAQAAVDYYTTTPALVFGKPVRVHLSQKYKRIKKPEGKPDQKFDQKQELGRVIHLSNLPHSGYSDSAVLKLAEPYGKIKNYILMRMKSQAFIEMETREDAMAMVDHCLKKALWFQGRCVKVDLSEKYKKLVLRIPNRGIDLLKKDKSRKRSYSPDGKESPSDKKSKTDGSQKTESSTEGKEQEEKSGEDGEKDTKDDQTEQEPNMLLESEDELLVDEEEAAALLESGSSVGDETDLANLGDVASDGKKEPSDKAVKKDGSASAAAKKKLKKVDKIEELDQENEAALENGIKNEENTEPGAESSENADDPNKDTSENADGQSDENKDDYTIPDEYRIGPYQPNVPVGIDYVIPKTGFYCKLCSLFYTNEEVAKNTHCSSLPHYQKLKKFLNKLAEERRQKKET
- the MATR3 gene encoding matrin-3 isoform f (isoform f is encoded by transcript variant 24), with translation MGDPFMLQQSTNPAPGILGPPPPSFHLGGPAVGPRGNLGAGNGNLQGPRHMQKGRVETSRVVHIMDFQRGKNLRYQLLQLVEPFGVISNHLILNKINEAFIEMATTEDAQAAVDYYTTTPALVFGKPVRVHLSQKYKRIKKPEGKPDQKFDQKQELGRVIHLSNLPHSGYSDSAVLKLAEPYGKIKNYILMRMKSQAFIEMETREDAMAMVDHCLKKALWFQGRCVKVDLSEKYKKLVLRIPNRGIDLLKKDKSRKRSYSPDGKESPSDKKSKTDGSQKTESSTEGKEQEEKSGEDGEKDTKDDQTEQEPNMLLESEDELLVDEEEAAALLESGSSVGDETDLANLGDVASDGKKEPSDKAVKKDGSASAAAKKKLKKRRFPGSMEGFVTLDEVGDEEDSELQKLRKSGMAFKSGDKNDDGLVEIKVDKIEELDQENEAALENGIKNEENTEPGAESSENADDPNKDTSENADGQSDENKDDYTIPDEYRIGPYQPNVPVGIDYVIPKTGFYCKLCSLFYTNEEVAKNTHCSSLPHYQKLKKFLNKLAEERRQKKET
- the MATR3 gene encoding matrin-3 isoform g (isoform g is encoded by transcript variant 25) is translated as MQLQEWSQHINGASHSRRCQLLLEIYPEWNPDNDTGHTMGDPFMLQQSTNPAPGILGPPPPSFHLGGPAVGPRGNLGAGNGNLQGPRHMQKGRVETSRVVHIMDFQRGKNLRYQLLQLVEPFGVISNHLILNKINEAFIEMATTEDAQAAVDYYTTTPALVFGKPVRVHLSQKYKRIKKPEGKPDQKFDQKQELGRVIHLSNLPHSGYSDSAVLKLAEPYGKIKNYILMRMKSQAFIEMETREDAMAMVDHCLKKALWFQGRCVKVDLSEKYKKLVLRIPNRGIDLLKKDKSRKRSYSPDGKESPSDKKSKTDGSQKTESSTEGKEQEEKSGEDGEKDTKDDQTEQEPNMLLESEDELLVDEEEAAALLESGSSVGDETDLANLGDVASDGKKEPSDKAVKKDGSASAAAKKKLKKVDKIEELDQENEAALENGIKNEENTEPGAESSENADDPNKDTSENADGQSDENKDDYTIPDEYRIGPYQPNVPVGIDYVIPKTGFYCKLCSLFYTNEEVAKNTHCSSLPHYQKLKKFLNKLAEERRQKKET
- the MATR3 gene encoding matrin-3 isoform b (isoform b is encoded by transcript variant 5); the protein is MLGAQWRRNQPSRAAEEWSQHINGASHSRRCQLLLEIYPEWNPDNDTGHTMGDPFMLQQSTNPAPGILGPPPPSFHLGGPAVGPRGNLGAGNGNLQGPRHMQKGRVETSRVVHIMDFQRGKNLRYQLLQLVEPFGVISNHLILNKINEAFIEMATTEDAQAAVDYYTTTPALVFGKPVRVHLSQKYKRIKKPEGKPDQKFDQKQELGRVIHLSNLPHSGYSDSAVLKLAEPYGKIKNYILMRMKSQAFIEMETREDAMAMVDHCLKKALWFQGRCVKVDLSEKYKKLVLRIPNRGIDLLKKDKSRKRSYSPDGKESPSDKKSKTDGSQKTESSTEGKEQEEKSGEDGEKDTKDDQTEQEPNMLLESEDELLVDEEEAAALLESGSSVGDETDLANLGDVASDGKKEPSDKAVKKDGSASAAAKKKLKKVDKIEELDQENEAALENGIKNEENTEPGAESSENADDPNKDTSENADGQSDENKDDYTIPDEYRIGPYQPNVPVGIDYVIPKTGFYCKLCSLFYTNEEVAKNTHCSSLPHYQKLKKFLNKLAEERRQKKET